The Plectropomus leopardus isolate mb chromosome 22, YSFRI_Pleo_2.0, whole genome shotgun sequence genome includes a window with the following:
- the LOC121961522 gene encoding NXPE family member 3-like isoform X1, with protein MMDRACTRRDYSIIFLFLAVAVFILVLHHMALKSTVPFQHKVSNDPNMHHGLCTFQPLSPEDTVEERLLLDSIIWPKTPFLPDPLLVEQTSDPAHSTFTILPRRGGGQWRVGDQLEVMIKMSDFQGRPKKFGGDFLLVRLHNMDLGAGVAGQVVDHLNGSYSAVFSLIWEGGAQVEVTLVHPSEAIPVLERLNSEQPDRVSFKSLFRSGSLSETTICNVCLRPTQPMCNYTDLRTGEPWFCYKPKNLSCNTRINHARETFTHNINSNEEKLFQSGVNLKVYIQASGPASVTVLPKDEGLPEVKSNNVTSGSLGYYYQGVWRALKGTTVPQFNSSSAITQCLKGKVVHMYGDSTIRQWFEFLNATLPDLKKFELHSLQKVGPFISLDYANKIMVTFRCHGPPIRSWTVPTMEMHYIANEIDGLKGGPNTVVVFGIWAHFTPFPIEVYIRRLQSIRRAVVRLLDRAPGTLVVIRTGNPRDLSLDVSLAFSDWYSLQHYKVLRAMFKGLNVRLVDAWEIVAAHHLPHSIHPPSPIIKNMIDVLLSYICPQKGG; from the exons atgatGGACCGAGCTTGTACAAGAAGAGACTACAGcatcatctttctctttttggcTGTGGCTGTCTTCATCCTTGTCCTACATCACATGGCACTGAAG AGCACCGTCCCGTTTCAACATAAAGTTTCCAATGATCCCAACATGCATCACGGCCTCTGCACCTTCCAGCCACTGTCTCCTGAGGACACTGTGGAGGAACGCCTCCTTTTAGACTCCATCATTTGGCCTAAAACTCCATTTTTGCCAGATCCTCTTCTTGTGGAGCAGACCAGTGATCCAGCTCACAGCACCTTCACCATTCTCccaaggaggggaggaggacagTGGCGTGTAGGGGATCAGCTGGAGgtcatgataaaaatgtcagatttccAAGGCCGTCCCAAGAAGTTCGGGGGGGACTTTTTACTTGTGAGGCTGCACAACATGGATCTTGGTGCAGGTGTGGCTGGACAAGTGGTGGATCATCTCAATGGGAGCtactctgctgtgttttctttaatctGGGAAGGAGGAGCGCAGGTTGAG GTGACGCTGGTTCACCCTAGTGAAGCTATCCCAGTGCTGGAAAGGCTGAACAGTGAACAACCTGACAGAGTTTCTTTCAAGAGCCTCTTCCGTTCAGGCTCACTCTCTGAAACTACCATCTGTAATGTGTGCCTACGTCCAACCCAGCCAATGTGCAACTACACTGACCTCCGTACAGGCGAACCTTGGTTCTGCTACAAGCCAAAGAATCTGAGCTGCAACACCAGGATCAACCACGCCAgggaaacattcacacacaataTCAATTCCAACGAGGAGAAGCTTTTTCAGAG TGGTGTCAACTTAAAAGTCTACATTCAGGCTTCAGGACCTGCCAGTGTCACAGTGTTACCAAAAGACGAAG GTCTACCAGAAGTGAAGAGCAACAATGTCACATCTGGTTCTTTGGGCTATTACTACCAAGGTGTATGGCGAGCACTAAAAGGCACCACAGTCCCCCAGTTCAACTCCTCCTCTGCCATCACTCAGTGCCTAAAAGGCAAGGTGGTCCACATGTATGGAGACTCCACCATCAGGCAGTGGTTTGAATTCCTCAATGCAACACTACCAG ATCTTAAGAAGTTTGAACTGCACAGCTTGCAGAAAGTTGGACCTTTCATCTCCTTGGACTATGCAAACAAAATCATGGTGACGTTCCGCTGCCATGGTCCGCCTATCCGTTCTTGGACAGTACCTACCATGGAGATGCATTACATTGCCAATGAAATAGATGGCTTAAAAGGAGGCCCCAACACTGTTGTAGTTTTTGGAATCTGGGCTCACTTTACCCCTTTCCCCATTGAGGTCTACATCCGGCGGCTGCAGAGCATTCGTAGGGCGGTGGTCCGGCTGCTAGACAGGGCTCCGGGCACGCTGGTCGTCATCCGCACAGGGAACCCAAGAGATTTGTCACTTGATGTGTCACTAGCCTTCAGTGACTGGTACTCGCTGCAGCATTATAAGGTGCTCAGGGCCATGTTCAAAGGACTCAATGTTCGTCTGGTTGATGCATGGGAGATAGTTGCTGCCCACCACCTGCCACACAGCATCCACCCACCATCTCCCATTATTAAGAATATGATTGATGTTCTCTTGTCCTACATATGCCCTCAAAAGGGTGGTTAG
- the LOC121961522 gene encoding NXPE family member 3-like isoform X2, which translates to MHHGLCTFQPLSPEDTVEERLLLDSIIWPKTPFLPDPLLVEQTSDPAHSTFTILPRRGGGQWRVGDQLEVMIKMSDFQGRPKKFGGDFLLVRLHNMDLGAGVAGQVVDHLNGSYSAVFSLIWEGGAQVEVTLVHPSEAIPVLERLNSEQPDRVSFKSLFRSGSLSETTICNVCLRPTQPMCNYTDLRTGEPWFCYKPKNLSCNTRINHARETFTHNINSNEEKLFQSGVNLKVYIQASGPASVTVLPKDEGLPEVKSNNVTSGSLGYYYQGVWRALKGTTVPQFNSSSAITQCLKGKVVHMYGDSTIRQWFEFLNATLPDLKKFELHSLQKVGPFISLDYANKIMVTFRCHGPPIRSWTVPTMEMHYIANEIDGLKGGPNTVVVFGIWAHFTPFPIEVYIRRLQSIRRAVVRLLDRAPGTLVVIRTGNPRDLSLDVSLAFSDWYSLQHYKVLRAMFKGLNVRLVDAWEIVAAHHLPHSIHPPSPIIKNMIDVLLSYICPQKGG; encoded by the exons ATGCATCACGGCCTCTGCACCTTCCAGCCACTGTCTCCTGAGGACACTGTGGAGGAACGCCTCCTTTTAGACTCCATCATTTGGCCTAAAACTCCATTTTTGCCAGATCCTCTTCTTGTGGAGCAGACCAGTGATCCAGCTCACAGCACCTTCACCATTCTCccaaggaggggaggaggacagTGGCGTGTAGGGGATCAGCTGGAGgtcatgataaaaatgtcagatttccAAGGCCGTCCCAAGAAGTTCGGGGGGGACTTTTTACTTGTGAGGCTGCACAACATGGATCTTGGTGCAGGTGTGGCTGGACAAGTGGTGGATCATCTCAATGGGAGCtactctgctgtgttttctttaatctGGGAAGGAGGAGCGCAGGTTGAG GTGACGCTGGTTCACCCTAGTGAAGCTATCCCAGTGCTGGAAAGGCTGAACAGTGAACAACCTGACAGAGTTTCTTTCAAGAGCCTCTTCCGTTCAGGCTCACTCTCTGAAACTACCATCTGTAATGTGTGCCTACGTCCAACCCAGCCAATGTGCAACTACACTGACCTCCGTACAGGCGAACCTTGGTTCTGCTACAAGCCAAAGAATCTGAGCTGCAACACCAGGATCAACCACGCCAgggaaacattcacacacaataTCAATTCCAACGAGGAGAAGCTTTTTCAGAG TGGTGTCAACTTAAAAGTCTACATTCAGGCTTCAGGACCTGCCAGTGTCACAGTGTTACCAAAAGACGAAG GTCTACCAGAAGTGAAGAGCAACAATGTCACATCTGGTTCTTTGGGCTATTACTACCAAGGTGTATGGCGAGCACTAAAAGGCACCACAGTCCCCCAGTTCAACTCCTCCTCTGCCATCACTCAGTGCCTAAAAGGCAAGGTGGTCCACATGTATGGAGACTCCACCATCAGGCAGTGGTTTGAATTCCTCAATGCAACACTACCAG ATCTTAAGAAGTTTGAACTGCACAGCTTGCAGAAAGTTGGACCTTTCATCTCCTTGGACTATGCAAACAAAATCATGGTGACGTTCCGCTGCCATGGTCCGCCTATCCGTTCTTGGACAGTACCTACCATGGAGATGCATTACATTGCCAATGAAATAGATGGCTTAAAAGGAGGCCCCAACACTGTTGTAGTTTTTGGAATCTGGGCTCACTTTACCCCTTTCCCCATTGAGGTCTACATCCGGCGGCTGCAGAGCATTCGTAGGGCGGTGGTCCGGCTGCTAGACAGGGCTCCGGGCACGCTGGTCGTCATCCGCACAGGGAACCCAAGAGATTTGTCACTTGATGTGTCACTAGCCTTCAGTGACTGGTACTCGCTGCAGCATTATAAGGTGCTCAGGGCCATGTTCAAAGGACTCAATGTTCGTCTGGTTGATGCATGGGAGATAGTTGCTGCCCACCACCTGCCACACAGCATCCACCCACCATCTCCCATTATTAAGAATATGATTGATGTTCTCTTGTCCTACATATGCCCTCAAAAGGGTGGTTAG
- the LOC121961736 gene encoding alpha-2,8-sialyltransferase 8E-like translates to MLFELFACLRERFELHTNQIFCMASTLNSPVLFLLCSLHSDVAPHKPPRHKRGHPPPSKLCESCQVVFDKTKQRYNQTWRKQEENLKKIRSELKKKCNAFDKAIITQANTPVGSRIVYEGVQSNSVRVTEKMFRTFVKKQPFKKKLQKTCAIVGNGGILNESGCGKMINSAQFVIRCNLPPLGDDFEEDVGNKTDFVTANPSIFVDRYDSLLNLRRPFVESLRRYGNSLMLLSPFSFPFSTPVCMRAIYSIEDFEIPVKPILLNSKYLQNLLIFWKSKGLQEARLTTGLLMVSLALELCDNVHLYGFWPFSNHPHKPYGTSHHYYDDRKPSRLHTMPAEFDLLLKMHSQGILRLHLGDCKPGLQ, encoded by the exons ATGCTGTTTGagctgtttgcttgtttgagagagagatttGAGCTCCACACCAATCAAATCTTTTGTATGGCATCCACACTAAACTCACCTGTCCTGTTTCTGTTGTGTTCGCTCCACAGTGACGTGGCACCTCACAAACCGCCTCGTCACAAGAGAGGTCACCCTCCACCCTCTAAGCTCTGTGAAAGCTGCCA AGTAgtctttgacaaaacaaaacagcgtTACAACCAAACCTGGAGAAAGCAGGAGGAAAACCTCAAAAAGATcag AtctgagctgaaaaaaaagtgcaatgcTTTTGACAAAGCCATCATTACCCAGGCAAACACTCCAGTGGGATCCAGGATTGTGTATGAGGGGGTTCAGAGTAATTCCGTCAGAGTGACAGAGAAGATGTTCCGCACCTTTGTAAAG AAGCAgccatttaaaaagaaactacaGAAAACATGTGCTATAGTTGGGAACGGAGGGATCCTGAATGAAAGCGGCTGTGGGAAAATGATCAACTCAGCTCAGTTTGTAATCAG ATGCAACCTACCACCTTTGGGAGATGACTTTGAGGAAGATGTCGGCAACAAGACTGACTTTGTGACAGCAAACCCAAGCATCTTTGTAGATAG gtaTGATTCTCTACTGAACCTTCGCCGTCCATTTGTGGAGAGTCTTCGTAGGTACGGCAACTCCCTGATGCTCCTATCCCCCTTCTCCTTCCCCTTCAGCACTCCTGTGTGCATGCGGGCCATCTACAGCATTGAGGACTTTGAAATTCCAGTGAAGCCTAtccttttaaattcaaaatacttACAGAATCTGCTAATCTTCTGGAAGTCCAAAGGTCTACAAGAGGCAAGACTTACCACCGGCCTGTTGATGGTTAGCCTTGCGCTTGAACTTTGTGACAATGTGCATCTGTACGGGTTCTGGCCCTTTAGTAATCACCCACACAAACCATATGGCACATCTCACCACTACTACGATGACAGAAAACCATCGAGACTCCACACAATGCCAGCTGAGTTTGACCTGTTGTTGAAGATGCACAGTCAGGGGATTCTCAGGCTTCACCTGGGAGATTGCAAACCAGGTTTACAGTAG
- the cmah gene encoding LOW QUALITY PROTEIN: cytidine monophosphate-N-acetylneuraminic acid hydroxylase (The sequence of the model RefSeq protein was modified relative to this genomic sequence to represent the inferred CDS: deleted 1 base in 1 codon): MTSQRAKVVLSLNAEAVDSLKEGINFKKNPEDGKCYIIYKSNNNLKACKNQCKHQGGLLIKDIEDLDGRTVKCTKHNWKLNVSTMKYVNPPDSFLQDELEVETFDNGGLRLVELSPMDPWLADPREPLELQDGEVKVTYLSHACMELQLGQRRFMFDPWLKGPAYARGWWLLHEPPADSLDKLCAADFIYISHMHSDHLSYPTLKVLSKRRPDAPIYVGDTSRPVFWYLEQSKIKLTNINVVPFGVWQNVDEDLRFMIMMDGVHPEMDTCIIIEYKGHMILNTVDCTRPNNGRLPQNVDLMMSDFAGGASGFPMTFCGGKYTDSWKAEFIKNERKKLLNYKAQLVKSLQPAIYCPFAGYFVEAHPSDRYIKDTNVKNSAENLNALINKLAPEIKTWTPKPGAVLDLGLALRDPTNSEAIVNPPASAKIFKDSWDFDLYVDELNSAISCEIFKRQSWIQFYYTWAGFQNYNLVVRVIETDDKFEPLTDGYDYLVDFLDLSFPTKRPDREHSYIELKNRIGVMRHVVLHGLLWDDLYIGFQNRISRNPDIYHHN, encoded by the exons ATGACCTCTCAAAGAGCTAAAGTGGTACTATCACTGAATGCTGAAGCAGTCGACTCACTCAAAGAGGGAATCAATTTCAAGAAAAACCCGGAGGATGGTAAATGCTACATCATATACAAGAGCAACAACAACCTTAAAGCATGCAAGAACCAATGCAAGCACCAAGGAGGGTTGTTAATCAAAGACATCGAAGACCTAGATGGCAG GACTGTTAAATGCACTAAACATAACTGGAAGCTCAATGTGTCAACAATGAAATATGTGAATCCACCCGACAGCTTCTTGCAGGATGAGCTCG AGGTAGAGACTTTCGATAATGGGGGGCTTCGGCTGGTTGAGTTGAGTCCCATGGACCCCTGGTTGGCTGACCCTCGAGAGCCTCTGGAGCTCCAGGACGGAGAAGTGAAA GTGACGTACTTGAGCCACGCCTGCATGGAACTGCAGCTGGGGCAGAGGCGGTTCATGTTTGACCCTTGGTTGAAGGGTCCTGCATATGCCAGAGGCTGGTGGCTTTTGCACGAGCCTCCGGCAGACTCTCTGGACAAACTGTGTGCGGCAGATTTCATCTACATCAGCCATATGCACTCTGACCACCTCAG TTACCCTACACTGAAGGTCTTGTCAAAGAGGAGGCCTGATGCCCCCATTTATGTTGGTGACACATCAAGACCCGTCTTTTG GTATTTGGAGCAAAGCAAAATCAAGCTGACCAACATCAATGTTGTCCCTTTTGGTGTTTGGCAAAAT GTTGATGAAGACCTGAGATTCATGATCATGATGGATGGTGTGCATCCGGAAATGGACACCTGCATCATTATTGAATACAAAG GTCACATGATCCTGAACACTGTGGACTGCACCCGGCCAAACAATGGACGGCTTCCACAGAATGTGGACTTAATGATGAGTGACTTTGCGGGAGGTGCGTCTGGGTTCCCCATGACCTTCTGTGGAGGAAAATACACTG ATTCCTGGAAGGCAGAGTTTATCAAGAATGAAAGGAAGAAGTTGCTGAACTACAAAGCTCAGCTGGTGAAGTCCCTGCAGCCGGCAATTTACTGCCCGTTCGCG GGCTATTTTGTGGAGGCTCATCCATCAGACAG ATACATAAAGGATACAAATGTGAAGAACAGTGCAGAGAACCTCAATGCGCTCATCAATAAGCTTGCACCAGAAATCAAGACATGGACACCCAAGCCAGGCGCTGTGCTGGACCTTGGCCTCGCTCTGAGAGACCCCACAAACAG TGAGGCCATCGTCAATCCCCCAGCCAGTGCGAAAATCTTCAAGGACAGTTGGGATTTCGACTTGTATGTGGATGAACTAAACAGCGCCATCAGCTGTGAGATATTTAAACGTCAAAGCTGGATCCAGTTTTATTACACCTGGGCAGGCTTTCAAAACTACAACCTTGTTGTGCGG GTGATCGAGACAGATGACAAATTTGAACCTCTGACTGATGGCTATGACTACTTGGTGGACTTTTTGGATCTGTCATTCCCCACCAAGAGACCTGACAGAGAGCACTCCTACATAGAG CTTAAAAACAGGATTGGGGTGATGAGACATGTGGTGCTGCATGGCCTTCTCTGGGATGATCTGTACATCGGCTTCCAGAACCGCATAAGCCGAAACCCAGATATCTACCACCACAA CTAA